The proteins below come from a single Cryptococcus neoformans var. neoformans JEC21 chromosome 14 sequence genomic window:
- a CDS encoding expressed protein, which produces MASPNPAQSTTILFRRLTWQSAVTISIRLADGEPGAGNACDRYYIKAPRYSYLPLFIPEIRENLVELALDDAQLEQIDEKNWWFEEEVSEEDKQRFVRQGACRWHWPIDLVDIHSFISRPQPLPSSIELSSTPRVISLLLHLSNPPQDRLLMPNSIEVCKSQWLNQVKEADFVRWRNTNRVTNLRRVDLEAGWDGIVNNDFDLYAQMVNKIVPLPLLTSSNSTQPSRPSSADPSGPPRAPDSSYATRAIPFKIYLPDNAPVIQEIVPPISESGKPTTLLAVLQVHLPLLFPISSENPYELAFPIAQGILIPQEAEVAWIASCLCGVDGWVRVGVCLSAA; this is translated from the exons ATGGCCTCTCCAAATCCCGCCCAGTCGACAACCATCCTCTTTCGTCGGCTTACCTGGCAGTCCGCTGTTACCATATCTATTCGGCTCGCAGATGGTGAGCCAGGTGCAGGCAATGCGTGTGACAGGTATTAT ATCAAAGCACCCAGATACTCTTACCTACCACTTTTCATCCCCGAAATACGAGAAAACCTAGTCGAACTCGCCCTGGATGATGCACAACTAGAGCAAATAGACGAGAAGAACTGGTggtttgaagaggaagtatcagaagaagacaagCAACGGTTTGTGCGACAGGGTGCTTGCAGGTG GCACTGGCCCATAGACCTCGTTGATATCCATTCGTTCATCTCGCGTCCCCAACCTCTCCCTTCATCGATCGAACTGTCATCGACTCCTCGCGTGATCagtctccttctccacctctcaAATCCTCCGCAAGACCGTTTGTTAATGCCAAACTCAATAGAAGTGTGCAAATCCCAATGGCTGAATCAAGTGAAGGAGGCAGATTTTGTGAGGTGGCGGAATACCAATCGAGTGACAAATTTGAGAAGGGTTGATCTGGAAGCaggatgggatgggatCGTCAATA ACGACTTTGACTTGTACGCTCAAATGGTGAACAAAATCGTGCCCCTTCCCCTGCTgacttcttccaactcaACGCAACCATCGAGACCATCATCTGCCGACCCTTCGGGTCCCCCACGAGCTCCCGATTCGTCCTACGCCACAAGAGCAATCCCATTCAAGATCTATCTGCCTGATAATGCCCCTGTTATCCAAGAGATCGTCCCGCCAATTTCTGAATCTG GTAAACCCACAACCCTCCTTGCAGTATTACAGGTCCATCTCCCacttcttttccccattTCGTCTGAAAACCCTTACGAGCTCGCCTTCCCCATCGCTCAGGGGATATTAATACCACaagaggcagaggtggCTTGGATTGCGAGCTGTCTGTGTGGAGTTGATGGCTGGGTCAGAGTCGGGGTGTGTCTAAGTGCTGCTTGA